The genomic region GAATCCGACCTTGGCCAGAACACGGCGAGAAGCGGTGTTCCAGTCCCAGACCGTGGCCCACAGACGTTCGTACCCAGATGATCTCGCCCATTCCAGAACCGCCAACGAGGCCTCGGTCGCGTATCCCTGACGCCAAACTCGGCGTAGCAGCTCGAATGCCAGTTCCGGTTCCCCTACCGATCCTCGCCCGCCGTCGACCAGCCCGCAGTAGCCGATGACGTCGTGAGAGGCCTTCCGCTCGACCGCCAGCAACCCGATCGACCACAGTTGGTTGTTGCGGATCGAATCCTCAAGTTGCGCGACCGTGGGGTGTCCGTCCGCGTCGATTCGGCGGTGCGGCGGCACTCGTGGATCACGTTCGGTCCACAGCTCACGCTGGACGACAGCCTCGGCTACCCGCCAAGGTCTGAGCAGCAGGCGACTTGTCTCGAGTACAACCTCACTGCCCGGAACCGCGTCAACTGTCATGGCAGCAACCATGCCACGGGTGGCTTTGTTCACGAAGTCTCGACAGCGGCTGTTCAGCAGATCGGGAGGGACCCGGATTCGTCCGAGGCCGTTGTTCATGAGAGCGGGAGGCATCGGAGGCCGGGAACTGCTCGTTCGAACAGGTTCAGGGCAGACGCAGGCCGGAAGGGGCCACCAGGCGTGCTCGGGCCGCGGCTCGCACCTCGGACGTCTCCATCGGATCATCGCGCAGTACGGCGATCCGCCCCAGGGTCTCCGGGCTCGCGGGTGCCGAGGCGATCCCCAGCAGCCGCGCCCTTTCCTCGCAGTCCCAGAGAGACTCGGTGTACACGTAGTCCAGGCCGCCCCGGTCGATGGCGGCGAGTGCCTCCAGGTACGCGGGTCGCTCGTAGGAGTGCGGGGTGCGTAGCCAGAAACGCCGTATGTAGGGCACCGCTTCGGCAGCGTCGGGCCCGAATCGGGCCAGGCGCCGGGCCGTCCGGTCGGGGCCGCACCAGGTCCGCGCCGCCCACTGCTTGGCGAGTTCTTCCACGAGGCCCAGCAAAGCCTCGGGACCGGGATGATCGGCCAGGACGTCCGCACCCAGCTGCACCAGCCAGGGGCAGTCGTCCCGTGCCCAGCTGTGCGCTGCCGGTACGGCGAGGGCGCCCAGGCGCTCAACGGCCCGCCTGAGCAGGGGCAAGGGCCGGCGGCCGTCCGACGTGCCCAACGAGGGGATCAGCGGGATAAGCCCTTCAGCAGGCTCTCGGCCGTTCAGTGCACGCAGTGCGTCGATCTTCGTGGCATCTTCCGTACAGGTGTCGGCGAGCAGGGCGAAAAGCTCTGCGGTGCTGAGCCCGGCCAGTGACGGCCGCGGAACGAACGGATGGCTCTGGACCTCGATCCCGAACCCCGTCCACGGCTCGGAGAACCACGGAAGTTCGGCTTCTGCTCCGATCCGAGCACATGCGACGTCACGGAGGTCTTCCCACCACTCCGGTGGCCAGCAGGCTGATACCGACTCCAGTACGCGGACCCAGTGATCGCCTTGCCTGACATACGCCCGAAGCCCCTCCCTAGCTTCGCCCGATCCGGCGAGAGCCAGCAGCTCCAGCACCTCGCAGGCCCGCACGCAAGCCTCCTCGTCCCCCGCCAGCTGGTCCACGACTGGCGTTGGGGACAACCCCAGGTCCAGAATCAGCCGTGCCAGGTACAAAGACCGATCGTCGACCCCGTCCAACCGCCAGTCACAGCGGATTCCGTCATACACGAACACGGCAACTCCCTGCGGGTCGCGGAGAGCTCGGATAGCGCCCAGACCACGGCCCCGTTGCAGCAGGCCCTCGACGGAGCCGGGGTGGGCATATGACATCTCGTACTCGTCGCTCATCACCCGCCACCCTGCCCGACCCGGGCACCGACCCGCCAGGCGATATCGGCCGGGCCCCACCGGACAGGCCCTCCTTGTCGAACACGACCGGGCCCACGATGAAGGCAGGGTGCCGTCGAAACTCGGTGAACAATCCGTCTCGGACGCCCGTGGTGTGATCTCTCGGGTTGGTGTCAGTGGTGGGGATTGTTGTCGTGGGTTGTTGTTGCTGGTCGGAGCGGTTTTGGATCGTCTGGTGTCGCTGTCATGAGGTGAGAGATTTTGCTGTTATGAGGCGTTATCTCATGGTGGGTGACGCTGCCTCGGGTCCGAGAGTTCTTATGGAGTGAGTGCCGTTCCGCTCGGTTCAAGGACCCGCCGTGGCCGGTGTTACGCCCATTCCATCCCGAGTTGGGCGAGGGCCTCGCGCTGTTCCTGGGTGAGGCGTTCACGTCGGCTTTTGGTGTTGCTGATGAAGACGCCGAGTTTCACGATGTGTTCCTGGCCGTCGATGTCGACGGGTTCCTCGTGTTTTCTGGGGATGGGTCGTTCGTGTCCTTCGCGGTGGAGGTATTGGGCGAGGGCTGCGACTCCTTTCCGGAACGGTGCTGACAGTCCACTCGACTCCTTCACCGCGCGTGTTGCCACCGGGGCGGGTGCGGGCTTGTCGGGTGTTACGCCCAGCCTGGAGAGCCGTTCTTGCTGCTCGGTGGAGAGTTGTGTCCAGGTGTGTGCCCGGCGTTGCTGTGCGAGCCATTTGCCGAGGTCGTCGCCTTCGAAGATGACGCCGGGTTGGATGTCGGGGAGGGTTCCGTTGGTTTCGGTGTCGGTGAGGTCGGTGAGGACCCGGTAGTGGCGTTGCCAGTCGAGTGGCCATGGGCAGTTCCAGTCCTCATCGATGGCGGCCAGCTGCATGGCGCGTGTCTCGGCCCGTTCCTGGTCTTTGCCGAGGCCCTCTTTACGCCTCAGGTTGGCCAGGAGTTGTCCGATCGCCACGAGGTCGTCGTCGGCTTCGCCCCATACGGCGTCCTGTCGGGGTGCCAGGTGTCCGTGGGCCCGGCGGAACGACCGGAGCGCGGCGAGTTTCGTCTCCCATGCCTCGTCCCCCGGTTCCCACACCATCCCCTCCTGGTCGAGGAGTTCTTTGCGGTAGGTGTCGAGTTCACCGGCGCGCTGGGCACGCCGCTGTTGGTGTACCCACCGCCCGAGCGGGAACTGGATGACGCCGGCCTCGACCATGGTGTCGTACGGCACGGCGAACAGCCCGGTGATCTCGTTCTCCTCACGCCACCGGCGCAGGGCTTGGTATCCGTCGAGCCACACCAGCGACTCGGGCCGGAACACCCGGGTCCGCAAGAACGCCGCGATCGTCGCAGGATCACGCGGCGTCGAGAAGTGCAGCAACGCCGACTCCACCACGGCCTCGGTCCCGTCCTCCTGCTCGACGACCTTGCCCTCACCCTCGCGCTCGGCCCTGATGATCCGTCCGTCCGCGTCCCGCTGAACGTGCACCGGCCGTTCCCTGCTGCTCCGTGTCAGGGCGCGGGAGGCGAGCTGCTCGACCAGGCGCTCGTCATGAGAGCGGAGTCCCTGGAGGAGGGCTACAAGGGGTGCATACGAGGCGGAGGCGACCATGTCGGTGGGGTCTTCGCCGGGCTGAAGGAACACTGGGACGATGATCCTGGCCACCTTTGTCGTCCCGTCCGGGTTGGGCCGGAGTGCCCGCCCGATGTTCTGGACGATCTCGACCTGGGAGCCGCGGGTGTCGGCGAAGCAGACGGCCTCGACGCCGCGTTCGCCGACGATGTCGATGCCTTCCCCGAGGATGCGTACGGAGGCGAGGAACGCCCTGTGCACCCGGCGGTTATCGGCGTCGGTGCCGTTGGCGAACTGGCGGAGGACCTCCCTGCGCTCGCTCACCAGGTGGTCCCCGCACAGCCACTCCGCCCAGACCCGGTCCGGCGGTACATGCCGGTAGGGCTCCAGCTTGTAGTGCTTCGCCTTGATCGAAGACGTCGTCAGCTTGGCAGCTTCTTTGAGGAACCGGTCCGATGCCTCCGTGGCGTAGAGCTCGGCCGCGGTCTCGGGCAGCTTCTCCGCGAACGCACGTGCCTCTTCAACCCGCTGGTGGAATGTCAGCACGGTGCGCAGGTTGTGCGCGGCCGCGTGCTCCAGCAGAGCGGTCTGGAGCAACGCGAGGCGCCGGCCGCGCAGCGCATCCTCGGACACACCGAGAACCGGCTCGGGGTCACGGATCTCGATCACGTCGATCTCGAACCCTGCCAGTACGCCCCGTTCGACGCTCTCGGAGAGCCCCAGCTCGAAAATCCACTCGCCGTAGGGCCCTGCCG from Streptomyces sp. NBC_01267 harbors:
- a CDS encoding GNAT family N-acetyltransferase produces the protein MNNGLGRIRVPPDLLNSRCRDFVNKATRGMVAAMTVDAVPGSEVVLETSRLLLRPWRVAEAVVQRELWTERDPRVPPHRRIDADGHPTVAQLEDSIRNNQLWSIGLLAVERKASHDVIGYCGLVDGGRGSVGEPELAFELLRRVWRQGYATEASLAVLEWARSSGYERLWATVWDWNTASRRVLAKVGFTETERKEVDAVYGTNLFTTRRL
- a CDS encoding DEAD/DEAH box helicase — protein: MSAIQLREHQVDANARIRKWVGFPARTAVPEGGARATVVSATGSGKTITAAWAALDNFRDGRILVMVPTLDLLVQTALVWRRVGHQAPMVAVCSLEKDDVLEALGVNTTTNPIQLALWAGHGPVVVFATYASLVDREDIDAPLGQEKVRGPLEAALAGGERLFGQSMSGFDLAIIDEAHSTAGDLGRPWAAIHDNARIPAGFRLYLTATPRILASPRPQKGRDGQELEIASMSSDPAGPYGEWIFELGLSESVERGVLAGFEIDVIEIRDPEPVLGVSEDALRGRRLALLQTALLEHAAAHNLRTVLTFHQRVEEARAFAEKLPETAAELYATEASDRFLKEAAKLTTSSIKAKHYKLEPYRHVPPDRVWAEWLCGDHLVSERREVLRQFANGTDADNRRVHRAFLASVRILGEGIDIVGERGVEAVCFADTRGSQVEIVQNIGRALRPNPDGTTKVARIIVPVFLQPGEDPTDMVASASYAPLVALLQGLRSHDERLVEQLASRALTRSSRERPVHVQRDADGRIIRAEREGEGKVVEQEDGTEAVVESALLHFSTPRDPATIAAFLRTRVFRPESLVWLDGYQALRRWREENEITGLFAVPYDTMVEAGVIQFPLGRWVHQQRRAQRAGELDTYRKELLDQEGMVWEPGDEAWETKLAALRSFRRAHGHLAPRQDAVWGEADDDLVAIGQLLANLRRKEGLGKDQERAETRAMQLAAIDEDWNCPWPLDWQRHYRVLTDLTDTETNGTLPDIQPGVIFEGDDLGKWLAQQRRAHTWTQLSTEQQERLSRLGVTPDKPAPAPVATRAVKESSGLSAPFRKGVAALAQYLHREGHERPIPRKHEEPVDIDGQEHIVKLGVFISNTKSRRERLTQEQREALAQLGMEWA